CGTgaaaaaccaggaaaaacaTGTCGTTTCCAGAACATAAACTTCCTTGTGAGTATGTAATATATCCAATAAACGGTGAATTAGTCTTAAAAGGTCAACtgcaatttttcaattaatatATTAATGGTATAAAAACAGTGTATCCATTGGGACCGCGTACCCGCAGGCAGTTTCCATGCAGCCGTATGTGTCAATAAAAAAGCATAGCATACAATGCAGCTCAAATAATTGTTGCTTGACCCCTAGAATTGAATTGGCCATAGAACCAAGGCTTATCATAAGACGCTGGGCGCCCATCGCGACCGGCCTCACAGTCAGCATTACATAGCGCCCTCCTCTAGCATGACATCCTACACCTTTCAAGCACACTAGTAAAGGCTGGTCAGATCAACTGCATCCTCTGCCCATCCATCGGTCTCTTCCGCGTATAACATACCCACAAGCATTGCATGCCGATGCTATCATCGATGTTCTGTTTCGCTTACGATCTGCGTCACGACCTTTCTCAATTTTCTCGTCCTTACATTGTAGAGCTGCTCGAGCTATAAACAGAGCTGATGAGCCAGCTGTGAATCGGAAGTTATACCAATTTTATCGGGCGGTCATAAAGAGATATCGACAGTTCTATGAAGAGCATTCATTAGCCTAAAGCGCTGAATGCGCGAATGCTAATGAATATCAGTGAGTTCCGCCCAATAAATGAACGTAGCTGCAGCGTAACCAGGCTATCACGTATTCGAAAAGTCAAAACTAGTTTTATTCctataatttgttttaagtTTTCTTGGTATTCATATAAATGAAAGGTGTTaagattttaattgaaattaacaaaaaacaacgttTATGTTGCGAGTAACATTGCATCCCAAATAATACATAATATGTTTCATGTGATTGATTCCTTTCATAAGTGAACAAGCAACGATACTGATATTGCTGCGAGAGCAAGCATATTTAACTGCAATATTATATTACTTTCGTGACCGGTAAACTGGAAGATTCTGGAACCGTTGAACTGTTTTGGAATCACGGTATTCGAAGAGTTCTGTCGTCGCATTTTCAATCGAGAAACTTTAGGCACCATTGGGCACTCAATTTTGACAGACGTTGTAAAAACCACTTCTGCGTTCCTTCACGTCAATCTAGCCCCTTGAATGAGCGCATCCGAGCGCAGTTAACCTCGACGCTGGTAGACAGCACCGCTTTTGCAGGCTCAAAGTGTGCAGGTAAAATGATCAGAAATCATGTGTTAAGTTTCGTTCACTAGTTTGCGCACAAACTGTTTCCAAAATCAGTGTCACTTCGATTGTTCGTCGTCGATTAGTTTAACGAATGGGATCACAGGTCACATATCCACGGTATTGGTCTTTTGTTAATAACGAGAACGAGTATGAGAAAAAGAGAGGAAGcgaagaagagagagaaactAATGAAAAATGCCATTGTACGCTCGTTCGCTATCTGCGTTCTACGAAACCGCCATTTAAAAGAGTGAATATTCAGGAAGTGAGGCGTAGCTTGAAGTTATGTTGCTGTACCCTAAAACTAGACATTTCATGAATCTACTATTTGAAACAAGCATACATACATTACTTAAGTACTATTGTATCTTTTAGTTGGAATATATTAGTCCTTCATGTCTATCTTAAGGAACAGACTGTGCTGTATTTGTTCCATAACCACAACGCACATCCTGTAAGAAGTAAACTGTGCATCTGTCCGTACCGGACGGGTGATTAGACCCGTAAAAACGTGGGTTTTCATTTTCGCTACATCCTGTCAAAGGAAATCATGGAAAATGGATCAGACTACGTTCTTCCAGAAAGACCCCGCTCCAGATTGAAGGTTATTTGCTCTAACTGTGTACCTTGTTACTCACTAAGGTGTTGAACTATTGGAGTTGTGTAGATTAGAGATAgtatggtttatgtttttttttatgccaTTTGCCGGGGCCATTTTGCCAATATTTAATGTTGATCAAGACATAACCCTCTGATAGAACAGAAGTAGTGACAAAGAGGAGACAGTGACGATGACAAAATTGTGCATTGAAACTTTATTCAGCTACAAATATTAAACACTGAAGATTAACTgtcttttgtttctcttttttttatcatttgcGCACATTCATCTATGGAGCCGAATGATAAGAATCCCACTCCGTGTGTAGTGCAGAAAATCGCATCGTGCTGGGCACCCAACTGCAACTCACTCAAACCATCAGTCAAACTATCCTGCCAAGCAAATTAAACCCTCAAACTTGATCGTAATGGAAACAAATATCACAATGCCGCACACTGATGAGCGTCCACCCACACCGCATCCTGATACGGAATGGGTTGCGCATCCGAACGCACCATTGAAAAACACATGCCAATTCTTTCGGCTAGGGTTCTGTCGCTTCGGAACCGAGTGTCGCTTTGTCCATGGACTCACCTCCTCTAGTACGGACCGACGAAACACACCAGATATCGTGTCAACGGTAATAACAAAAGGCGTAGCCCAGCACGAACAGCCACAACCATCACAGACGCCATCGttttcatcgtcatcaccgaCTAGGAATCGTAAAGCAACCAGAATAGaggaaacaaatcaaagcACCAAGTCGCAGCCTATTACAGGAGAGAGCACTGCACAACAAAAATCACAGTTTGATCCGTCGAAGTGGATTAACGCGCCCGTCTTTGTGCCGCGCTCTCGTTTGCTTGATCAGACAGCAGCCGCATGTAGCGGATCCCATGACCATCAGATACAACCACAACAAGCAGTCAGTGAGCCAGTAAACGAATCTAAGGACTGCAGTGCAAGCACTAGCGCCATCAACTGTTTGTCATATGCCAGCATCGTAAAATCAAACGACAACCACAATGGGTCTGAACTTGTTGTGACAGCCGATACTGAGATATGCAACTACTACGAGCGCCACGGGATCTGCACACTCAAGGATTGTCGCCTGGTACACGGGGACCTTTGTGAACTTTGTGGCAAGTACGCTCTGCATCCCTCTAATCACGAGCAGCAACGAAAGCATAACGCCGAGTGCATCAAGCAACACGAGCTGGACATGGAGCATTCATTCGCGGTGCAGCGTTCGCGCGACAAAACTTGCGGTATATGCCTCGAAGTGATCTTTGAGAAACCAGTTCGCGAGCAGCGGTTTGGTATTCTTCCGAACTGCAACCACATCTTTTGTCTCGCGTGTATTCGTACCTGGCGCAAGGCATCAAActtcgaaaacaaaatcaaacggTAAATTTTGATGTCTCCCATGGCTTTCTTATTGCTTTTCGGTCAAGAAAATAAGAGCcatgtttccatttttacttcgttttttttgcaataatcATCGATTTAAGTAgtgctttcggtttctttttgcagCGCCTGTCCAACGTGTCGTACATCTTCGGACTTCGTGTGCCCTAGCATCGTATGGGTTGAGGCGGGAGACGAAAAAGACCGGCTTATCGGTGACTACAAAAAGGCTTGCAAATGGACCGACTGTAAGCATTTCCGCATGGGCACGGCGAAATGTCCATTCGGAAACCGTTGTTTCTATCGCCACGCTTTACCAGATGGAAATCTGGTTGACGTGGGGGCACCTTCTCGCCAGCACGATCGCAACAGTGGCCAAAGACGTCGCCGGACCCATCACTTGGAGCTTCAGGTAACAGGTTGCATAAAGTGGTACGGGTAACAGGTTGCATAAAGGGGTACGTCAGGGTTCGATCCTGACGGTGCGTTGGGAACCGATAAATCGGTGCAACTAAGTCAGATGATCTACGAGCGAACCTCTGGGTAACAggaattttatgttttgtacGCGTTTTGTAAATGATTCTGTATGGTTTATGAATATCTCATTCGATTTCTAAGGATACTTTCTGTGTGTGCTCtaacttttttatttttctttctctatctttTATAGGATTTTTTTGCGCAAATACTCCAACAGCGCGGCATGTTACTGGATGAATTTGTAACCTATCTGCTTTCGGATGAAGAAGACTCGGATGTGTCCGATCTGTTTGATTTCGAGGTTTAAAGTGGTTTATGAAAAAGATTCGAGCCAGTTATATCGCAACAACTGTAGATCGCAACTGTACATCGTCAATCAAAAGTTAAAGCGAAGTGAAAGCAAAGGGACAGTAAGAGAGAAGCGCAAATGAATGGTAGAGATAGATTTATTGAATAAGTGGAACAACTAAGGATGGGCCATTTTTCGAAAATTGTCAACGAGTGTCGGCCAAGCTGTATGTATGTGGCCCTGAGAGCTGAGGTTGAACTAAACTGAGAGCAGAACGGTTGAATACTGTGAATTCGGTGTGCTGTGCTAGCATTGCCAAATGTGATGTTTAGTTTTAGGCAGAAACGTATATCATTTAGTGACTAGCCCAGCGACCTGATTTTAGTCTCTGCGTGCGCTAGGTGTTTCCAAAAACAGGATTGCGTTTCtacataaatcaaaacatcacaTTCCAGGATGCGCCCTGTCGCAGGATGCCAAATTTTGGTACCATTTTGCTGATAGTGTGGTGATCCCTTTATTAGGCAACCAAGTATATCGCTCAAGGACGATCATAATTTAAGAAGGCTTTTGGAAGGGCACTGCTACCAAACACGCTCTTCTTTCCactctttctttttgcttattttgttgttgtttcctattgtcttttttttgtctcccACAAATTTATTATTGCGGCCAATTGTACTGTGTTACCTCATGTTCACGTTATAATTGTACAATTTTTGCAATAACATAGTCTCATTCCTAAGCCAGGCTACAACTAAACAAGCTCACCATTAAGCGGTACAAGGACGTTCAATTAAGAATGGTCATTGAATGCGCATTCTGTGGCGAGCTTGCGATGACGTCGCTATTTGTCAGCATGCGTATCATATGTTTCAAATGCTTTATTGATACTCTTATTATATTCTGCATATAGCATATCTCTACTTATTTAGTGTAGTCCAgtctattttttgtttcgcataATCATGAATATAGTTAAATCATGTTTCCTCGTAGTTCTGTTTCATGGCTATTGCTGAGGATTTTTATTGAAGGTGTGGAGCTATGTGGTACTTTGGCCAGGAGGAGCACGCCATTcgaaaaattgtaaattgcATTATCTTCTGGCAATCTTCGCGCAATGATTCtccaagaaagaaaaataagaCACCCTGAATACTTTGTTGACCGCTATACTACATTACGTTCAAATTATTTAACAAATTTACGAACGAAAACAGATATAGCAGTAAAAACATGCTTAAGACTACATCCAGCATACTAATCAGACATCGTTAGGCAGGATGAGAATCGAAGCACGAAAAAcgattcttgttttttttgtgaattgAACAAAAGGGTGAAGCAAACGCTTAATGCTTGCCTAATCGAACTTCCGTTTATCCTTATATAATTCTCTAATCGCAAAAATGGAATGTTCCTCCTTGTTCCTCCGGAACCAACATACCTACACTACGTTTTTCGCAGTGTGGCAGTAATATGTACATATTGTTAATTTCATGTTCGCAGaatgaaaagtaaacaaataaaaacaacacactcaTGCGCATTCAgaatataataaaatatatcTCACGTTGATGGATGCTGGCAGTtgggaaaacataaacagatTTGCTTATATGAGACAGTTGTAGAAAGAGTTAAAGAAATGCATACaatatgaaaaagaaaaacatcgacaGCAtggcaaattatttttttgaaTATGTGTGTATCTGAAATCGGCCGAAAgacgaaaaaatagaaaacgtTGAAAGTAAACGAGCACGGATTCGCGGATACTATTAGCCCTTGAAGAGTTTATTGGTTGACagtataaaatttaaaaaatggacGAACACACCTAAAGCCGCACTTGAATTGGGTTTTCCTTGACGTATTTGAAAATAGGTAGGAAAAACGCCTAAAGCTGCCGACTCAAGAACTGCCGTTGATTGTTGTTGACCGTTTTAGAGTCGCAAGTAATAGTTTACACTATATGTCGTTAGTAAACCTTTCACATCTTattggaaatatttcaaagtATAAGAAGTCGCCTTGAATCATACAGTGGTTGGCACATGGATCCGACACTGGTAAAAGAACCAATTTATTGCTCTAATCTTCTTGATTCCTGAATCTTattgtatttcatttttctcatAATTTTTCGTTCCGATTAGTTTATTGTTTGGAAGTGCGAAGCACCTAGCCGACCCGGTAAAAAGATGCCTTAACTTCTGCTCCGCATTTCGTTGTACTAAATTCGTGTATGTGTTTCTGTGTATATCAGGCCACCTGTTAGATAAACCTCCTACTTTATTATCATCGAGATGTTGATTAACTAACCtaaagagaaaaggaaactCATGGAGTAAAACGAAATAGATAGGAAACTACTGGGCACAGCTTTCAGAACATAGTATTGCATCGTCAATCAGATAGGTTTCGTTCGATTCCACATTTGTTAACATATACATAATCATAAGGGTGTCTCAATAGCTAAGTATGCCTATTTACACATAGGGAACAGTTGGAAGGAaccaaatttaaaattattgtaCGCAAAATATGAAGCAACATACGCAGAATGTTACTTCGGCTGCACCAGTTACAACCGTATGAGCAACCAAATTTTAAAGGTATCAAAAACTATCACTTGTCTTTCAAACGAtgtaaaaatattgtttaatcAAATTTGACATAACTGCGTCAGTCAGGAAATGCGCACAATATGATGGGTAATATGGTGAATCTGAGTCAATACCGGTTTCTCTTTTCTAACGTCTGTTAATTTCCTAATGAAATCTTTAGTGCTTTGCAATGCTTTTATACCAAACCCATCGTCTAATGACAAGAAGACGGATGGTTCTTAAGACGAGGGAAAAactaacgacgacgaaaggaaTAACGTGCTACTTACTCCTACATGCTATGCATGTTAAATGCCAACTGACTGGCTTGAGGGGCAATTGCTTCAAGTGACGTGAAAATTCATAAAGAAATCATTATGAATTTTATActgaatttaaaattgaatttgaatttgaaattatatgattttttttaaataattttatactttataaaataattataCTTGAACAAGTTCAGCATATTAACTCACAGGTACGTTTTTCAAAACATAGCATCAATGAATCATAGTAAAAGTAACTGCCAACTGTGTCCAACTGTACAGACCTCAAGGTCTTCGCACCGACGatgtttatttgaaaatttgGTATTGCTTTATTACATATACATATTACATCGAACAGAtattttttcatcaaaatgttACCTTCATTAGGATAACTTCACTGAGTCACAAATATCCAAATCTAACGAATGGTAAAAATCGATTATACTTTTATGGTTAACGTTCTGGGTCAAAGTATGGTCCATTTCAAACCTTTTTCGAAGTCTGTCCAGGATTGTGTATTGTCTTCAATTACTAAGGCAAGACACTTTGGAATCGCTAGCTTTTTACGCAGAAATACTAGAGCAATTAATAACTTTACACTGTGTTTGAAAAAAGTTTCCCAATCATTCCACCATAAATTTCAAAACGGATAAAACACCGGCGTAATTTTCTTACCGTCTGTATCGAACACCATATAACCACGCTAGGTAAAGCTTCTCAGAAGAACACCGGTTTAGTAGGTCTTAAGGAAATAGTCTGTGAAGAAGGAACACATTTGTAGATGATTGATATTGAAAAGAGAAAGCACTATAGAAATGgtataaataaacataacatCCTCGGCAGGTGGTATAGCCAACATCACCAAACCTTTACGTAATTCGATAGAGTTTCGTTTATTTCGGTTAGAAATTTAATCCCCACAGCTATAGCTTTGTAATTAGCCcaattaaatgaaaatgtttcaatcatACACTTTTCGTTAGTTCGAATTCACcaacatgttttatttttgctcccGATACGAAGAAACCTCCTGATTTCTCTTCCCCCCAAACAAGGACCCTGTGCAAAGCCCGGGGGCAGGAGTGCGAATGTTCACCGCCCTTTATTGGTACGAATAATGTAACCTTCTATTAATATAGTCGCTATGCTtatattaaaaattataatatgcctatgcttttttttttgtcttagAAGAACGGGCTGGCCCGTATTTATATGTAATATGCCTATGCTTATGGAAATTGGTGGTTTGCTTACTTGCTGCTAGCTAGCAGAGCATAGCTGAGAATAAGTTGCAAAAGTTGCTCAACAGCGGTTGTCCTATGTCTAGTAATCTCAGCCCTGAGTCCAGCAGCATTGCTGCACAGCAAGCAGGCCTGGCTCCCAACTCTCCAGGCTCCACAGTATCTCATTCGTTAGGGCACCTGGCGCGAGTGAGGAGCGACCGTTAccgccagcagctcctccCTCTTTCGCAGGAATCATGACGTAGATAACGACGTGTTCCGCAAACTTCGTgacccttttttttaatttattcccgTTGAACCTGCTCATGCCCCCACCACGGAGGGGCAGGAATGCGAAAAAGCGTGTTCCAAGGCaatatttcaaattattttattttcctaaCTGTTGTTATTGTTACTTTTTCACAATTACTTTTGCTACCTAAAAAGTCTGTTACTCAAACTTTATGTAGACGAGTAAGCAACTGAATTCAATGGAATGAATTAATGAACTGCTATAATTTAAGTGCTGAAAGCTTTAAgctttaagagaaaaaatggtATAAAGCTAGAAAGTGCTATACAAAATGGTATACACTGGTATAAGCACTTACACCCGTGGATGAACTCATTCGTTCATCACCGCAGTTGGTAACACTGCGCGCGACATGGTATTGAAATAACTTCACATTGTGGATTGGTCGGCACAATAACGACTCGGTGTTACTCTCCGTGGAAAACAATTGTACGAAAGGTAAATTACGATTGTGGTTTGCACGAATAAACCAATCTTTGAGGGCTATCCCGTATTCTTCCATGCAGAATGTAAGTTAAAAACcatatattttgttttgctcttaACAGCACGATGACAGCAAAGCACATGGCTAATCCTCGAGGATGCGTTAGCCAAGCATTAGAAgcattgaataaaaaaaaatcgggttGGATTCTTTACCTCACTGGGAACGATGGAACAacgtctcgtcgtcgtcaacgaTGATAACAATCGTAGCTAAAATCATTTTCCGGGAAATGTACCTGTAATAATTGCTCTGATGCCGAAGCAAGGGCAAACACCACAGATGACAAGGAGAAGATGCCGAGCAAAAAGCAGCTCACCATTGACAAATATCttaacacaaagcagagtgaacTGAGATACAACTCGTAGTCAACCAAACATGATGGCAACCCCATTAAGGTGAGTTCGTtacatgaaaaattaaatttagaaaCACGTTTTCTTGTGCTAATGATGACAGAATTTCTTCACCTGAAAATAACAATTTCTTGAAGATACCCCTTACGTTGACATTATTTGTCTGAAGATGCCTATAAAGTAACAAGTGGATTGTTCATTACTCATTTTACTATACGTTTTTTTCatggaaaaccaaacatttttttctcgtACAGTTTTCCATATGCCCCAGCACTCTGCTGCAAAGTATCggcccacgacgacgacgagtacCGATAGTCATTAGTTCATCTTAACTTTGTGGTTAAAGGCAAAAACCACCGTAGACAAGCAGACGCCAAGCAAAAGTGAGTTCGTTacatgaaaaattcaatttagaaacatattttcttgTGATGACAGAATTTCTTCACCTGAAAATAACAATTTCTTGAAGATACCCCTTACGTTGACATTATCTGTCTGAAGATGCCCATAACGTCATAAGTGGGTTTGCTCATTACTCATTTtactataaatttttattaaaaaaaccaaaaaatttTTGCATTCTTTCAGTTTTACGTGTGCCCCCACCACTCTACTGAAAAGAATAGGCCTTTGACTGAAAGCTGGTTGGAGGAGATAATCAAGACAAACCGCATTGACAAATGCGTTGCGACCCGCCACCACTAGGCCGGCAGCTGCTAAGTCCAACGATGCACGGTTGTCGAATCGAGAAGGCCGAGAAGTCGAGAAAGCCCAAGCCTGTGAGATGACGCACGTAGCAAAAATATGTAACCATCAATTATGCTATTGTAAATATTGCAACATTGGGGTtctgcaggccaagaccgctcgtcGGTTGTAGCCGGTTAAGTAAGTGAGAAAGtattgaaataaaaagtaaCAATTTCAAAGAAGGTCGTAACTAATGCATTAGCGCATTTTTTGTGATACATTATTACAAATCCACGATTCGTCTGTGCACGATTGTACCCCCCCACATGTGAGAAATTAGTTTgctataaattaaattttgatcACTGGTCTGTGTAACTCCGTCTCCAAACAG
This window of the Anopheles cruzii chromosome X, idAnoCruzAS_RS32_06, whole genome shotgun sequence genome carries:
- the LOC128273673 gene encoding probable E3 ubiquitin-protein ligase makorin-1 yields the protein METNITMPHTDERPPTPHPDTEWVAHPNAPLKNTCQFFRLGFCRFGTECRFVHGLTSSSTDRRNTPDIVSTVITKGVAQHEQPQPSQTPSFSSSSPTRNRKATRIEETNQSTKSQPITGESTAQQKSQFDPSKWINAPVFVPRSRLLDQTAAACSGSHDHQIQPQQAVSEPVNESKDCSASTSAINCLSYASIVKSNDNHNGSELVVTADTEICNYYERHGICTLKDCRLVHGDLCELCGKYALHPSNHEQQRKHNAECIKQHELDMEHSFAVQRSRDKTCGICLEVIFEKPVREQRFGILPNCNHIFCLACIRTWRKASNFENKIKRACPTCRTSSDFVCPSIVWVEAGDEKDRLIGDYKKACKWTDCKHFRMGTAKCPFGNRCFYRHALPDGNLVDVGAPSRQHDRNSGQRRRRTHHLELQDFFAQILQQRGMLLDEFVTYLLSDEEDSDVSDLFDFEV